The Sphingomonas sp. G-3-2-10 DNA window CTGGATCAGGTGATCGGGCGGCTGCATATTGACCACCTCGGCCGAACCGGGCCAGCCGAGCGGGCCGGAGCCGCGGATGACGAGGATGCAGTTCGCGTCGATTTCCAGCGTGGGATCGTTGATCCGGTGGTGGTAATCGTCCGACCCGTCGAACACGATCGCGCGGCCCTGAAACACCCCCTCTTCGCCGGGGCGGGAGAGGTAGCGGGCGCGGAAGTCGGGCGAGATCACGCTGGTCTTCATGATCGCCTGATCGAACAGATTGCCCGAGAGGACGAGGAAGCCCGCCTTCTCCATCAGCGGCTGGTCGTACGGATAGATCACGTCGCGGTCAGTCGCTTCGCGGCCCGAGACATTCTCGGCCAGCGTCTTGCCGGTGCAGGTCATCACACTGCCGTCGATATGCCCCGCCAGGATCATCTCGGTCAGCACCGCGGGAATGCCGCCGGCGCGGTGGAAACGCTCGCTCAGATACTGGCCGGCGGGCTGCATGTTGACCACCAGCGGCAGATCGTAGCCGCGCATCCAGTCGGCCGGGCCGATATCGATCCCGGCATGGCGGGCCATCGCGATCAGGTGCGGCTGGGCGTTGGTCGATCCGCCGATCGCAGTGAGCAGGTTGATCGCGTTGAGGAAGCTCTGGCGGGTGAGGATCTTCGACGGGCGCAGATCCTCATAGGCCATGTCGACGATCCGCTTGCCGGTCTCGTACGCCATCTGCCCGCGCTCGCGATACGGCGCCGGGATCATCGCGCAGCCCGGCAGCGACATGCCCAGCCCCTCGGCGAGGCTGTTCATGGTCGAAGCAGTGCCCATCGTGTTGCAATGGCCGGCCGAGGGCGCGCTGTCGGTGGCGCGGCGGAGGAATTCGGCTTCGTCGATCTCGCCCGCCGCCAGCTTGCGCCGGCTGCGCCAGATGACCGTGCCCGAGCCGACCAGTTCGCCTTCGTGCCAGCCGTCGAGCATCGGCCCGCCCGAGAGGACGATCGCGGGGATATCGACCGTGGAGGCGGCCATGATCGACGACGGCGTGGTCTTGTCGCACCCGGTGGTGAGGATCACCGCGTCGATCGGATAGCCGTTGAGAATCTCGACCAGCCCGAGATAGGCAAGATTGCGATCGAGCGCCGCGGTCGGGCGGCGGCAATTCTCGAAGATCGGATGGAGCGGGAATTCCATCGGGATGCCACCCGCCGCGAGGATGCCTTCACGCGCGCGCTTCACCGTTTCCAGGTGGATGCGGTTGCACGGCGCGATGTCGCTGCCCGACTGGGCGATGCCGATGA harbors:
- a CDS encoding IlvD/Edd family dehydratase; its protein translation is MTTRQPARPFRSREWFAAPGRADMAALYLERFMNYGITRDELMSGKPIIGIAQSGSDIAPCNRIHLETVKRAREGILAAGGIPMEFPLHPIFENCRRPTAALDRNLAYLGLVEILNGYPIDAVILTTGCDKTTPSSIMAASTVDIPAIVLSGGPMLDGWHEGELVGSGTVIWRSRRKLAAGEIDEAEFLRRATDSAPSAGHCNTMGTASTMNSLAEGLGMSLPGCAMIPAPYRERGQMAYETGKRIVDMAYEDLRPSKILTRQSFLNAINLLTAIGGSTNAQPHLIAMARHAGIDIGPADWMRGYDLPLVVNMQPAGQYLSERFHRAGGIPAVLTEMILAGHIDGSVMTCTGKTLAENVSGREATDRDVIYPYDQPLMEKAGFLVLSGNLFDQAIMKTSVISPDFRARYLSRPGEEGVFQGRAIVFDGSDDYHHRINDPTLEIDANCILVIRGSGPLGWPGSAEVVNMQPPDHLIQAGIMSLPTLGDGRQSGTSDSPSILNASPESAAGGGLAWLHTGDTIRIDLNAGSCNALVEPDEIARRKGEPAPPIPESQTPWEELFREKTGQLGEGGVLEFAVKYRKTSEKVPRHNH